In the Topomyia yanbarensis strain Yona2022 chromosome 3, ASM3024719v1, whole genome shotgun sequence genome, one interval contains:
- the LOC131687105 gene encoding uncharacterized protein LOC131687105, which yields MSKHMRDKYVATCNKRKREKVVVNAEEPPRNAVSDAERMRQYRQRKKLARETDVSGSGTEADRSSQLVAGIDINTNADRSANHIMRVSIAIEGIFLDVNVSYQEQGRRVLLEAGDFESVAGFKLCQTCRSSLQRGTVPNLSTSNGFKYPSCPPDLPPLDPISERLISPRLPFMQIRRLRQAQGSYTIIGQVINVPVDVDEMVRVLPRQLEDDYAFNVSIKKHLIHKSNYLSGFVKKSVVKAWLKYLVTTPLYKREGISLCEDRLTAFGADQQSSSSQEMSMIELEVIEATNDVELFAGQQQTLLWNEDKCLEIAPAQNKRPMSIVYDENAEELSFPDIYLGYPRKFKAGVHVTPFMKATSELRRSDRRGAKPNHLLYMAMKILRLRVTEGLQHTYKCMGTANITRAQLSDKSFLENLMERNLSFMKSIPNSVQYWYRRKQDLFAMIRQLGKPTMFLTLSASETQWPLLLKQLHKLSNHYNGIDLTEPLRELNAYQRATLVNDDPTTCWDLRETYGKQVHGHTRTCYKRNEKRCRFNIPYWPMNEERSLVPLTTDDSRRGRLRRRSAEMRESLETKSFDTLEEFLADCRCTPDEYLDVLRSSIQRPTIFLKRSMTELWTNPFNPWIAEKLRSNMDLQFILDVYSCACYLVDYVNKSNRGISGLHRELILLQEQYPDQDYTALLKKVSLKMLNSVEMCAQEAAWYLLRLPMSEASRKIEFLPTMWPHERTRTRKQHKQMDDEGIGEDSTDVWTKNIIQKYEERDGLDYVCLADFAANFTKCRNTNSYRARSSPRILRWCNYSMNELVEYKRESVLLFLPFRNELCDVLDGNKFLQLYNAHEADILRKRREYDCELNLEQTVEEYLRTCENEEAGEQENTATKKHEEFVQSIAMEPNDDDIEQLPTGTLRAVIRQRTNVMSKQDYCDMVRSTNAEQRDLILHVIDSLHSFTDSKPMQLFFTGPAGCGKTFTLRVLMETFNRFSQAHNSQKNAYVACASTGKAAVAIGGTTVHSAFRITMSRRSNSKLSFETLQLYRNAFTNVKAIIIDEVSMIGADVLNTIHARLQDITGNYDDPFGGINIIFCGDLRQLPPVNARPVYKACGNSFHGAVLWQSLDFFPLVTVMRQTDIKFSDILTKIGNGLRLTAEETELIEGRFRTAEWCKQNAPRAIRLYHRNVDVEQYNNEALNAHDAQDCIADDVFAGYKNADQLASSRIKLYKLSVVETGGMPYLLRLSVGMPYMITTNVDVEDGVVNGAIGELKYVEHVEDDSGRHIAKLWMKFESEAVGAALRIKSRPAVYSRPGILQSDWTPISKRSANIKLSGTIKCKRIQFPVVSACALTVHKSQGGTFSEIVYDYDKGQDQQLVYVGLSRVSSLQGLYLTNPTNAFKFHHAKGSNSPKMQDLRNELQRLGNHRLRTLGDELCEVITNSDPASTLISLNVQSLKAHAMDIATDRILASVDFLAFSETWLDDSFSVEVEGYSCVIQSKGTDTRAGGVAIYKKNKTSIMAIPYTIQQQAHAEDACGDICAAMVTKHPNHNLHLKTLAGMRRSKLATTITVEMAQPKAFASPHKPPPENNKPMIYAELPMSKSSNIVSWP from the exons ATGTCTAAGCACATGCGAGACAAATACGTTGCGACGTGCAACAAAAGAAAGCGCGAAAAAGTGGTAGTGAACGCGGAAGAACCGCCAAGGAATGCAGTGTCCGATGCTGAACGCATGAGGCAGTATCGGCAACGGAAAAAGCTTGCGAGAGAGACTGATGTTTCTGGTTCCGGCACTGAAGCGGATAGGAGTTCTCAGTTGGTCGCAGGTATCGATATCAATACGAATGCGGATAGAAGCGCTAACCACATCATGCGTGTGTCAATCGCAATTGAGGGCATCTTTCTAGACGTGAATGTCAGTTATCAAG AGCAAGGAAGGAGAGTGCTGTTGGAGGCTGGAGACTTTGAGTCAGTTGCGGGATTCAAGTTATGCCAGACCTGTCGTAGCAGTTTGCAGCGAGGTACAGTACCAAATCTGTCCACGTCGAACGGATTCAAGTACCCAAGCTGTCCACCAGATCTTCCGCCCTTGGATCCGATTAGCGAAAGGCTGATTTCACCACGACTGCCGTTTATGCAGATTCGTCGTCTGCGCCAGGCACAAG GCAGTTACACCATCATTGGGCAGGTCATCAATGTTCCAGTAGATGTAGATGAGATGGTTCGGGTGCTTCCTCGTCAGCTTGAAGACGATTACGCTTTTAATGTATCAATTAAAAAACATCtaatacataaatcaaattacttGTCTGGATTTGTCAAGAAGTCGGTCGTGAAGGCTTGGCTTAAATATTTAGTCACCACACCATTATATAAACGGGAAGGAATATCTCTGTGCGAGGATCGACTAACAGCTTTTGGTGCGGACCAACAATCTAGTTCATCTCAAGAAATGAGTATGATAGAATTGGAGGTCATTGAAGCAACCAACGATGTCGAGTTGTTTGCTGGTCAGCAACAAACGCTGTTATGGAATGAAGATAAATGTCTGGAAATTGCTCCGGCTCAAAACAAGAGGCCGATGTCGATTGTTTACGATGAAAACGCTGAAGAGCTGTCTTTTCCAGATATCTATTTGGGATATCCAAGAAAATTCAAAGCTGGCGTTCACGTAACACCCTTCATGAAGGCCACCAGTGAGCTGAGACGGAGTGATAGACGTGGAGCCAAGCCGAATCACTTACTGTATATGGCTATGAAAATTCTCCGTCTTCGAGTTACTGAGGGATTGCAGCATACCTACAAATGTATGGGAACTGCAAACATAACGCGAGCCCAGCTGAGCGACAAAAGTTTCTTGGAGAATCTCATGGAACGTAATCTGTCGTTTATGAAATCGATTCCAAACTCAGTGCAGTATTGGTATCGACGTAAACAGGACCTTTTCGCCATGATTCGACAGCTGGGCAAGCCAACAATGTTTCTGACGCTAAGCGCGAGCGAAACTCAATGGCCACTATTGTTGAAACAGCTGCACAAGCTCTCAAATCATTATAACGGCATCGATTTAACAGAACCATTGCGTGAGTTGAATGCCTATCAGCGAGCGACACTGGTCAACGACGACCCAACCACTTGTT GGGATCTACGTGAAACGTATGGCAAACAGGTTCATGGGCACACGCGTACTTGCTATAAACGCAACGAGAAGCGGTGTCGATTCAACATACCATACTGGCCAATGAATGAAGAACGGTCATTGGTACCGCTAACAACTGATGACAGTCGCCGTGGACGATTACGCCGACGCTCCGCAGAGATGCGGGAATCACTGGAAACAAAATCATTTGACACTCTAGAGGAGTTTCTTGCAGATTGCAGATGTACTCCCGATGAATATCTCGATGTGCTCCGTTCTTCGATACAGCGCCCAACAATTTTCTTAAAGCGCTCAATGACGGAACTCTGGACAAACCCTTTCAATCCTTGGATTGCAGAGAAACTGCGTTCCAACATGGATCTGCAGTTTATCCTTGACGTGTACTCGTGTGCATGTTACTTGGTTGACTACGTCAACAAATCGAATCGGGGCATAAGTGGTTTACACCGCGAGCTCATCCTTTTGCAAGAGCAGTATCCTGATCAGGACTACACGGCATTACTGAAGAAGGTTAGTTTAAAAATGCTGAACTCTGTAGAGATGTGTGCCCAGGAAGCCGCATGGTACCTTCTTCGTCTACCAATGTCTGAGGCCAGCAGAAAAATAGAGTTTCTGCCAACGATGTGGCCTCACGAACGGACCAGGACCAGGAAGCAGCACAAGCAGATGGACGACGAGGGAATTGGAGAAGATTCTACTGACGTGTGGACAAAGAATATTATCCAGAAGTATGAAGAGCGCGACGGATTGGATTATGTTTGCTTGGCTGATTTTGCTGCTAACTTCACCAAGTGTAGAAATACAAACAGCTACAGAGCCCGAAGCTCACCTCGAATATTACGATGGTGCAATTATAGCATGAACGAACTTGTTGAGTACAAGCGCGAATCAGTCCTTCTATTCTTACCGTTCAGAAACGAATTATGCGATGTTCTCGATGGAAACAAGTTTCTTCAGCTGTATAATGCGCACGAGGCAGACATCCTGAGAAAAAGGAGAGAATACGACTGCGAATTGAACTTGGAACAAACTGTCGAGGAATATCTACGCACTTGTGAGAACGAAGAAGCTGGCGAACAGGAGAACACCGCAACTAAGAAACATGAAGAGTTTGTACAGTCGATTGCCATGGAACCAAACGATGATGACATTGAGCAATTACCAACTGGAACACTGAGAGCGGTTATAAGACAACGAACCAACGTCATGTCGAAGCAAGATTACTGCGATATGGTACGATCCACCAATGCGGAACAGCGCGACTTAATTTTGCACGTAATCGATTCGCTACACAGCTTCACCGATAGCAAACCAATGCAATTATTCTTCACTGGACCGGCTGGATGCGGTAAAACATTTACACTGCGAGTACTTATGGAGACCTTCAACCGCTTCAGTCAAGCTCATAACTCACAGAAGAATGCCTACGTAGCATGTGCTTCGACAGGAAAGGCAGCCGTTGCCATTGGAGGAACTACCGTGCATTCTGCATTTCGCATCACAATGTCACGCCGTAGTAATTCAAAGCTAAGCTTCGAAACACTCCAACTTTATCGCAACGCTTTCACCAATGTTAAAGCTATTATCATAGATGAGGTGAGCATGATTGGCGCAGATGTACTCAACACAATACACGCACGCCTTCAAGATATAACCGGAAACTACGATGATCCATTCGGTGGAATTAATATAATATTCTGCGGAGACTTACGGCAACTACCGCCAGTCAATGCAAGACCCGTCTACAAGGCATGTGGAAACTCATTCCACGGGGCTGTCCTGTGGCAATCGCTCGACTTTTTCCCGCTGGTAACAGTTATGCGTCAAACCGATATCAAATTTTCCGATATATTGACCAAGATCGGCAACGGTTTGCGATTAACCGCAGAAGAAACCGAATTGATCGAGGGTCGTTTTCGCACAGCCGAATGGTGCAAACAAAACGCACCAAGGGCAATTAGACTTTATCATCGGAACGTGGATGTAGAGCAATACAACAACGAAGCATTAAACGCACATGATGCACAAGACTGCATTGCCGACGATGTGTTTGCGGGATACAAAAATGCTGATCAACTCGCTAGTTCTCGTATTAAGCTTTACAAGCTGAGCGTCGTGGAAACAGGAGGCATGCCGTATTTGCTACGCCTTTCAGTTGGTATGCCTTATATGATAACTACCAATGTCGACGTTGAAGATGGCGTAGTAAATGGCGCTATCGGTGAGCTGAAATACGTTGAACATGTTGAGGATGACTCCGGACGACATATTGCCAAGCTGTGGATGAAGTTCGAGAGCGAAGCTGTTGGAGCTGCATTGAGGATCAAGTCAAGACCAGCCGTTTATTCTAGACCCGGTATCCTGCAATCTGATTGGACTCCTATTTCGAAGCGATCTGCGAATATCAAACTGAGCGGCACCATCAAATGCAAGCGTATCCAGTTTCCAGTCGTGAGTGCATGTGCTCTGACTGTACACAAGTCACAGGGCGGCACATTCTCTGAGATTGTATATGACTACGACAAGGGCCAGGACCAGCAGCTGGTATACGTTGGTTTGTCGCGTGTTTCATCGCTTCAGGGTCTTTACCTGACTAATCCCACCAATGCCTTCAAGTTTCATCACGCTAAGGGTTCTAATTCACCGAAAATGCAAGACCTGCGAAATGAGCTGCAACGATTAGGCAATCATCGTTTGCGTACACTTGGTGATGAATTATGCGAGGTTATAACGAATAGTGATCCTGCTAGTACGTTGATAAGTCTCAATGTACAAAGTTTGAAGGCCCACGCAATGGATATCGCTACAGATAGGATTTTAGCTAGCGTAGACTTCCTCGCCTTTAGTGAAACCTGGCTAGACGATTCTTTTTCAGTCGAGGTAGAAGGCTACAGTTGCGTCATCCAATCGAAAGGTACCGATACGAGAGCTGGTGGAGTAGCCATATACAAGAAGAACAAGACATCCATAATGGCTATTCCTTATACCATCCAACAACAAGCACACGCCGAGGACGCTTGCGGTGACATTTGTGCAGCAATGGTGACG AAGCACCCGAACCATAATCTGCATCTTAAAACCCTCGCTGGAATGAGACGATCAAAACTTGCAACGACAATTACGGTCGAAATGGCCCAGCCCAAAG